One Portunus trituberculatus isolate SZX2019 chromosome 42, ASM1759143v1, whole genome shotgun sequence DNA window includes the following coding sequences:
- the LOC123517404 gene encoding uncharacterized protein LOC123517404: MRGSETCPLLALQVEARQWMAAVSVLHQHRQHPPEVMKRRLHLAGHRAGFFLPRLPPHSWDAVSWTSGERDQVQASGVLTARGHHRHCLRSSPPHHRYHTTSTSTTTTTPTLRQTSVPSYSAAHNTPLHKTNFYAYLPYLIFP; encoded by the exons ATGAGGGGAAGTGAAACA tGTCCCTTGTTGGCACTTCAGGTGGAGGCTCGTCAGTGGATGGCCGCTGTGTCAGTCCTCCACCAACACCGGCAGCATCCACCAGAAGTGATGAAGCG GCGCCTTCACCTGGCTGGTCATCGTGCAGGTTTTTTTCTTCCCCGGCTTCCTCCACACTCCTGGGACGCCGTGAGCTGGACTTCCGGGGAACGAGATCAG GTCCAAGCCTCGGGGGTTCTGACCGCAAGAGGGCACCACCGCCACTGTCTccgctcatcaccaccacaccaccgctaccacaccacatccacctctaccacaaccaccacaccaacactacGCCAGACGTCAGTGCCCTCCTACAGCGCCGCGCACAACACACCACTACACAAGACCAATTTCTACGCATATCTCCCTTACCTTATATTTCCCTGA